In Halosimplex halophilum, the genomic stretch AAACAGAGCGCGAGGGCGGCCAGCAGCGCGCGCTCGGCGGCGGCCTCGGGGTCGTCGACGCCCGGCGCCGTCCGGAGGTAGCGGGCGGCGGCCGTCCCCGCGGGGTCGACCTCGGCGTCGAACCACGACCGGATGTCGGCGGCGGACGGGGCGACCCCGAGCGCCTCGACGGCGCGGGCGCAGACCTCGACCTCCTCGTCGGCAACGTCGTGGAAGCAGTCCCCGACGACGACCGTGTCGGCCCCCGCGTCGAGCATCGCCCGCGTCTTCTCGCGGTCGTCGATCCCGCCGCCGTACCAGACGCGGGCGCCGTTGACCGACTCCGAGACTGCGCGGAGCACGTCGGCGGCCTCGTCGCCGCCGTAGGTACCCGAGTACTCGACGTAGACGACCTCGCTGTCGAGGTGGCGGTCGGCGACCATCGCCCGCTCCCGCGCGGTCGCCGGCGAGAGCACGTCCGACTCGTCGACGCCGCTGCGGCGGGCCGCCGCACTCGACGGGTTCTGGACGATGTACGCCTCGAAGACGGCCGCCTCCAGCAGCCACGAGGTGGCGAGGTCGGCGAGCGGGTCGCCGACCGCCCGGTAGAGCGGGCCGGGGAGCCTCTCGCGGAGCAGGCCGGGGACCATCTCGTCGCGGAGGTAGGCCAGCCCCTCGCCGAGCGTGCCGACCAGCGCCTCGGTCTCGCCGTTGAGCACCTCCGGAAGCGCGAGGAACGCGGCCAGCTCGCGGGTCCGCTCGGTGACGTGGCGGGCCTCGCTGGGCTCGTGGAACGCAGGGACGGGCGCGCGGGCCAGCAGGCGGAACGTCTCCTCGGTGTTCTCGGCGGTGACGGCGCTCGACCCGCCGACGGAGACGGCGTCGGTGTGCCGGAGGTAGAGCGGATAGGCGACCGGCAGCGGCTTCGCAGTCTCCGGGTCGACCTTCGTGACGTGGCGCCAGTCGGCGGGAACCGGGTTGGCGTCGACCGGGAGGAGCGTCTCCGCGCCGACGCCGGCCGCGGCGGCGACCGTTCGCAGCGAGCGGGCGAGCGACGAACCGAGCGACATACCGACGGGATGGCGGCTATCGCAGGTTAAACTCCCGATCGCCGTGCCGCACCCGCGGGCGGATCCGGGCGGCCACTCGCGGGGCGGCCACCCGGACGCTCGCGGGTGACCCCCGAACACTCGCGGGTGGCGAACCGGGTCACCGGCGGCGATCCCGCCAGTGCGTCGTCGGGCACGGCGGCCCCCGGGCGCCGACGGGACAAGACTTATACCGGAATGCCCCTCAGTGCTACCCGTCCGCACACACGGACACTGAAGCCATCCACTCCGTTCGGGGGCCACCCCGAACCCGCCCCACCCCACCGTTCGTTGTTTCGCGGCGGGCCCTGCCCGGGCCCGCCTCGTTTTCACACCGACCAGCCGGCGTGCCGCCGTTCGCCGGCGGTTCGGAGTCCGGTGCACGCCCGTCCACGACCGCGGACGGGCCCGTCCTGTCGCTCGACACACGATAGAACCAAGTGCGACGGCCGCTTGCGTGGGCGGTAGACGCCACGAATGGAGATCTCCGACCAGCTTCGTTGTCTGTTTTCGGCGCGGATCGAGGAACGGGACGGGTCCTACGTCGTCGAGGTCCCGAAACGAGAGATCAGGACCGGTTCGGTCGCGGCCGGCGACACGTATCGCGTTGCGCTGGTCCCGTCGCCGTCCGACGGCGACGACGGCGAGCGAGCGGCGACCGGCGACGCGACGCGAACCGAGCGTCCCGACCGGGGGACCGAGGACCGCTCGGGACGGTCGC encodes the following:
- a CDS encoding heptaprenylglyceryl phosphate synthase, which codes for MSLGSSLARSLRTVAAAAGVGAETLLPVDANPVPADWRHVTKVDPETAKPLPVAYPLYLRHTDAVSVGGSSAVTAENTEETFRLLARAPVPAFHEPSEARHVTERTRELAAFLALPEVLNGETEALVGTLGEGLAYLRDEMVPGLLRERLPGPLYRAVGDPLADLATSWLLEAAVFEAYIVQNPSSAAARRSGVDESDVLSPATARERAMVADRHLDSEVVYVEYSGTYGGDEAADVLRAVSESVNGARVWYGGGIDDREKTRAMLDAGADTVVVGDCFHDVADEEVEVCARAVEALGVAPSAADIRSWFDAEVDPAGTAAARYLRTAPGVDDPEAAAERALLAALALCFGALPAVVPAGPGRSDGSTGDPADRTRALLSGMDADATGRLEAALADDGDDALDACCARVAAALSDADPEPQRVRHLSLSKLSVSR
- a CDS encoding TRAM domain-containing protein, coding for MEISDQLRCLFSARIEERDGSYVVEVPKREIRTGSVAAGDTYRVALVPSPSDGDDGERAATGDATRTERPDRGTEDRSGRSPPVEEGEERTVEIEDIGEQGDGITRVERGFVVIVPDTDQGERVTVEITDVRENVAFAEVVERRSYYE